One stretch of Caldinitratiruptor microaerophilus DNA includes these proteins:
- the dapG gene encoding aspartate kinase, giving the protein MRIIVQKFGGTSVASREGRQRACSHVEEARREGLCPVVVVSAMGRSGDPYATDTLLSVATAENPEVPPRDQDLLLSCGEIIAAVVLSGTLRARGVPAVPLTGAQAGIVTDGHHGDAAIVQVRTQRLLEHLRRGEVPVVCGFQGVTEDGEVTTLGRGGSDTTAAALGGALRAEVVEIYTDVDGVKTADPRLVPDARTLPVTTYDEVAQMAHHGAKVIHPRAVEIAMQSNVPLRVRSTFSDSPGTLVTFSVEAAGTAVSPLRPMGAVTAVTHVSGLAQVAVEVEPGDPRGLEMLRHLADAGISIDLINLYPDRKVFCIDERRAPRARAVLTGLGLAPRVRTGLVKVSVVGAGMRGRPGVMATIAEALAGAGVEILQTADSHVTISCLIQQEDLERAVRALHRAFGLGSGN; this is encoded by the coding sequence TTGCGCATCATCGTGCAGAAGTTCGGCGGCACCTCCGTTGCCTCGCGGGAGGGCCGCCAGCGTGCGTGCAGCCACGTCGAGGAGGCGCGCCGCGAGGGGCTGTGCCCCGTGGTCGTCGTGTCGGCCATGGGGCGCAGCGGCGATCCGTACGCCACCGACACGCTCCTCTCCGTGGCCACGGCGGAGAACCCCGAGGTCCCGCCCCGGGACCAGGATCTGCTTCTTTCCTGCGGCGAGATCATCGCCGCCGTGGTGCTGTCCGGCACCCTGCGCGCCCGGGGGGTGCCGGCCGTGCCGCTCACCGGCGCCCAGGCGGGCATCGTCACGGACGGCCACCACGGGGACGCCGCCATCGTGCAGGTACGGACGCAGCGGCTCCTCGAGCACCTGCGCCGCGGCGAGGTGCCGGTCGTCTGCGGCTTCCAGGGCGTCACGGAGGACGGCGAGGTGACCACCCTGGGGCGCGGCGGGTCCGACACCACGGCGGCCGCCCTGGGTGGAGCCCTGCGGGCCGAGGTGGTGGAGATCTACACCGACGTCGACGGGGTGAAGACGGCGGACCCGCGCCTCGTGCCCGATGCCCGCACCCTGCCGGTCACCACGTACGACGAGGTCGCCCAGATGGCGCACCACGGCGCCAAGGTGATCCATCCGCGGGCCGTGGAGATCGCCATGCAGTCCAACGTGCCGCTGCGGGTGCGGTCGACCTTCTCCGACAGCCCGGGTACCCTCGTGACGTTCTCCGTGGAGGCCGCGGGCACGGCGGTCTCGCCGCTGCGCCCCATGGGGGCAGTGACCGCCGTCACCCACGTCTCGGGGCTGGCGCAGGTGGCCGTCGAGGTGGAGCCCGGGGATCCCCGGGGCCTGGAGATGCTCCGGCACCTCGCCGATGCCGGGATCTCCATCGACCTGATCAACCTGTACCCGGACCGCAAGGTCTTCTGCATCGACGAGCGGCGGGCCCCCCGGGCACGGGCGGTCCTGACCGGCCTGGGCCTGGCGCCCCGGGTCCGCACCGGGCTCGTGAAGGTGTCGGTGGTCGGAGCCGGCATGCGGGGCCGGCCGGGGGTCATGGCCACGATCGCGGAGGCCCTGGCGGGGGCGGGGGTAGAGATCCTCCAGACCGCCGACTCCCACGTGACCATCTCGTGCCTCATCCAGCAGGAAGACCTGGAGCGGGCCGTGCGGGCCTTGCACCGTGCGTTCGGGCTCGGGAGCGGGAACTGA
- a CDS encoding response regulator: MPKILLVDDAAFMRMRSAKLLTEHGYEVAEAENGQEAVAKYQSWNPDLVLMDITMPVMDGITATRQIKSIDPDAKVVMVSALGQQTMVIEAIKAGARDFVVKPFEPEKILATVRKFVG, translated from the coding sequence TTGCCGAAGATCCTCCTGGTGGATGACGCCGCCTTCATGCGCATGCGCTCCGCCAAGCTCCTGACGGAGCACGGCTACGAGGTCGCGGAGGCGGAGAACGGTCAGGAGGCGGTGGCCAAGTACCAGTCCTGGAACCCCGATCTGGTGCTCATGGACATCACCATGCCGGTCATGGACGGCATCACGGCCACCCGGCAGATCAAGAGCATCGATCCCGACGCGAAGGTGGTCATGGTCAGCGCCCTGGGGCAGCAGACCATGGTGATCGAGGCGATCAAGGCGGGGGCGCGCGACTTCGTGGTCAAGCCCTTCGAGCCCGAGAAGATCCTGGCGACCGTGCGCAAGTTCGTCGGCTAG
- the dpaB gene encoding dipicolinate synthase subunit B yields the protein MGILAGRRIGFAMAASHCNLARAVKAMEQVVAEGAEVIPIFSHNVQTTETRFGAPEDWLREVERITGRRPLTTIPEVEPFGPRKEVDCTVVCPCTGNTLAKLANAINDTPVCMAVKATLRNQRPVVLAITSNDILGINARNLGFLLAAKGFYFVPFGQDNPHAKPTSVDARIEEFLVPTIAAALEGRQLQPLLLGPAG from the coding sequence ATGGGCATCCTGGCGGGGAGGCGAATCGGCTTCGCGATGGCGGCCTCGCACTGCAACCTCGCCCGCGCCGTGAAGGCGATGGAGCAGGTGGTGGCCGAGGGCGCCGAGGTGATCCCGATCTTCTCCCACAACGTCCAGACCACCGAGACCCGCTTCGGTGCGCCCGAGGACTGGCTGCGCGAGGTCGAGCGCATCACCGGCCGCCGGCCCCTGACCACGATTCCGGAGGTCGAGCCCTTCGGCCCCCGCAAGGAAGTGGACTGCACGGTCGTGTGCCCGTGCACGGGCAACACGCTGGCCAAGCTGGCGAACGCCATCAACGACACGCCGGTGTGCATGGCCGTGAAGGCCACCCTCCGCAACCAGCGTCCTGTCGTGCTGGCCATCACCTCGAACGACATCCTGGGCATCAACGCCCGCAACCTGGGCTTCCTCCTGGCCGCGAAGGGATTCTACTTCGTGCCGTTCGGCCAGGACAACCCGCACGCCAAGCCCACCTCCGTGGACGCCCGGATCGAGGAGTTCCTGGTGCCCACGATCGCCGCCGCCCTGGAGGGGAGGCAGCTGCAGCCCCTCCTGCTCGGGCCGGCCGGTTAG
- a CDS encoding chemotaxis protein CheD, whose product MTRITPLGLGEMAASRDPEEVLVCYGLGSCMGVALIDPVAGVGGMAHVVLPSSELARGPVQPGRFADTAIPALIDSILALGGSRGRLVAKIAGGARVLDAIAPGSRLDIGTRNVEAVRQVLAAARIPLTAEDTGGNYGRTVQLVVATGQVRVSTVGRGEKVL is encoded by the coding sequence ATGACGCGAATCACGCCCCTGGGGCTGGGCGAGATGGCGGCGAGTCGCGATCCCGAAGAGGTGCTCGTGTGTTACGGACTGGGCTCCTGCATGGGCGTGGCCCTGATCGATCCCGTCGCCGGGGTGGGAGGGATGGCCCACGTGGTGCTGCCGTCGTCGGAGCTCGCCCGGGGCCCGGTTCAGCCCGGCCGCTTCGCCGACACCGCGATCCCTGCTCTCATCGATTCGATCCTCGCCCTCGGGGGCAGCCGCGGGCGGCTCGTGGCCAAGATCGCGGGCGGCGCCCGGGTCCTGGACGCGATCGCGCCGGGTTCCCGGCTGGACATCGGCACCCGGAACGTGGAGGCGGTCCGCCAGGTCCTGGCGGCGGCCCGGATCCCCCTGACGGCCGAGGATACCGGGGGCAACTACGGACGGACCGTGCAGCTCGTCGTCGCCACCGGCCAGGTACGGGTGTCCACGGTCGGTCGGGGCGAGAAAGTTCTCTAG
- a CDS encoding NAD-dependent epimerase/dehydratase family protein, producing the protein MRCLVLGGTGFIGRAVVAELVRRGHRVAVLHRGVTPWEPIPGVEYVRGDRTRLGDLRDRLLALRPDAVVDAAPRGPDSAPVVALFRDRIRASVHISSQAVYRAWQVAWTGRGNPDPVPLTEDSPLRSRPGLGEDGYEPLLTEQAVRGQPGFPATVLRLPPVYGPGDHHGREWLVIRRLLDGRTILPVGGGAAWLWTRAHVADVARAVALAAASSRAAGEVYNVGEPRALTLAAWARAVARAMGREIRLVRIPDRLLPPHLQLFAYRPQHMLSSSERIRAHLGYREGRPPEESLAETVRWHLEHPPPGGGPAPDYAAEDAALARARELGLAAEDPDE; encoded by the coding sequence GTGCGCTGTCTCGTCCTGGGCGGGACCGGGTTCATCGGCCGGGCCGTGGTGGCGGAACTCGTCCGGCGGGGCCACCGCGTCGCCGTCCTGCACCGGGGGGTGACGCCGTGGGAGCCCATCCCGGGCGTGGAGTACGTGCGGGGCGACCGCACCCGGCTGGGAGACCTGCGGGATCGCCTCCTGGCGCTCAGGCCGGACGCGGTGGTCGACGCGGCGCCGCGAGGCCCGGACTCGGCCCCGGTGGTCGCGCTCTTCCGGGACCGCATCCGGGCGTCGGTGCACATCTCCAGCCAGGCCGTCTACCGGGCCTGGCAGGTGGCGTGGACGGGGCGCGGCAACCCCGACCCGGTGCCCCTGACCGAGGACTCGCCCCTGCGGAGCCGGCCGGGGCTCGGCGAGGACGGTTACGAGCCGCTCCTGACGGAGCAGGCGGTGCGCGGCCAGCCGGGCTTTCCGGCGACGGTGCTCCGCCTGCCGCCCGTGTACGGCCCCGGCGACCACCATGGCCGGGAGTGGCTCGTCATCCGGCGGCTCCTCGACGGCCGGACGATCCTGCCCGTCGGCGGCGGGGCGGCCTGGCTGTGGACCCGGGCCCACGTGGCCGACGTGGCGCGGGCGGTGGCCCTGGCGGCCGCATCGTCGCGGGCGGCCGGCGAGGTGTACAACGTGGGCGAGCCGCGGGCGCTCACCCTGGCGGCCTGGGCCCGGGCCGTCGCCCGCGCCATGGGGCGGGAGATCCGCCTCGTCCGCATCCCGGACCGCCTCCTGCCGCCGCACCTCCAGCTGTTCGCCTACCGGCCCCAGCACATGCTCAGCTCGAGCGAGCGCATCCGGGCGCACCTCGGCTACCGGGAAGGCCGGCCCCCGGAGGAGTCGCTGGCCGAGACGGTGCGCTGGCATCTCGAGCATCCGCCGCCGGGGGGCGGGCCGGCCCCGGACTACGCGGCCGAGGACGCCGCGCTGGCCCGGGCCCGGGAGCTCGGGCTGGCGGCGGAGGACCCCGACGAGTGA
- the dpsA gene encoding dipicolinate synthase subunit DpsA, with protein sequence MSVAGRSVAVLGGDRRMAAAAAELAARGAWVRVTHLPGDAAPPGTTRTSGPDEALRGCEVVLLPVQPVGEDGRIYTESPARPLYIRPAALDRLAPGAVILVGVAPDFLRQAARERGLRLVEYRDRDDFAVANSVPSAEGAIQMAMEASPLCLSGSEALVLGYGRTGMTLAHMLRGLGARVTVVARGRMDRLRAHALGHRAVDFGALPDAAEHADFVFNTVPACVLTRDVLARMPGHAVIVDLASAPGGTDFAAAEELGLRAFLAPGLPGRVAPVTAGRIIADLVTADLAEEHPDPAGSPPQGAG encoded by the coding sequence ATGAGCGTGGCCGGACGGTCGGTGGCGGTGCTGGGTGGCGACCGGCGCATGGCGGCCGCGGCGGCCGAGCTCGCCGCCCGGGGGGCCTGGGTGCGGGTGACGCATCTGCCGGGGGACGCGGCGCCGCCGGGCACGACCCGCACGAGCGGCCCCGACGAGGCGCTGAGGGGCTGCGAGGTCGTGCTCCTGCCGGTCCAGCCGGTGGGGGAGGACGGCCGCATCTACACGGAGTCGCCCGCACGCCCGCTGTACATCCGCCCTGCCGCGCTGGACCGCCTGGCGCCGGGCGCCGTGATCCTGGTCGGGGTGGCGCCGGATTTCCTGCGGCAGGCCGCCCGGGAGCGGGGCCTGCGCCTGGTCGAGTACCGGGACCGGGACGACTTCGCGGTGGCGAACTCCGTGCCGTCGGCCGAGGGCGCGATCCAGATGGCCATGGAAGCCTCGCCGCTGTGCCTCTCGGGCAGCGAGGCGCTGGTCCTCGGCTACGGGCGCACGGGCATGACCCTGGCCCACATGCTGAGGGGCCTCGGCGCCCGGGTCACCGTGGTGGCCCGGGGCCGGATGGACCGCCTCCGCGCCCACGCCCTGGGGCACCGGGCCGTCGACTTCGGGGCGCTGCCGGACGCAGCCGAGCACGCGGACTTCGTGTTCAACACGGTTCCTGCCTGCGTGCTGACCCGGGACGTGCTCGCCCGGATGCCCGGGCACGCCGTGATCGTGGACCTGGCCTCCGCGCCGGGGGGAACGGACTTCGCCGCTGCCGAGGAGCTGGGCCTGCGGGCCTTCCTGGCGCCGGGCCTGCCCGGCAGGGTGGCGCCGGTGACCGCCGGGCGGATCATCGCCGACCTCGTGACCGCCGACCTCGCCGAAGAGCACCCTGACCCCGCCGGCTCGCCGCCGCAGGGAGCGGGGTGA
- the dapA gene encoding 4-hydroxy-tetrahydrodipicolinate synthase produces MPPFGRLVTAMVTPMQADGSVDYERAALLARRLADEGSDAIVVAGTTGESPTLSRDEKLRLFETVARAVGARVKVLAGTGSYNTAESVQLSRQAEGTGVHGLLLVTPYYNKPPQEGLFRHFGAIAEATRLPIMLYNVPSRTSVNLLPATVARLVRAFPNIVALKECVPEQAGAVLREAPEGFAVYSGDDAATLPIMAQGGVGVVSVASHVVGPRMREMIDAYVAGDVARAARIHQELLPVFKALFATTNPILVKAALEMVGFPVGGLRLPLVEATEKERELLREALAGAGVLVSGS; encoded by the coding sequence ATGCCCCCCTTTGGCCGGCTGGTCACCGCCATGGTGACCCCCATGCAGGCCGACGGCTCGGTGGACTACGAACGGGCGGCGCTTCTCGCCCGCCGGCTGGCGGACGAGGGGAGCGACGCGATCGTGGTCGCGGGTACCACGGGCGAGTCGCCGACGCTGTCCAGGGACGAGAAGCTTCGCCTGTTCGAGACCGTGGCCCGTGCCGTGGGCGCCCGGGTGAAGGTCCTGGCCGGAACGGGCTCGTACAACACGGCGGAGTCGGTCCAGCTCTCCCGCCAGGCGGAGGGGACCGGCGTCCACGGCCTCCTGCTCGTGACGCCCTACTACAACAAGCCGCCGCAGGAGGGCCTGTTCCGCCACTTCGGCGCGATCGCCGAGGCGACCCGGCTGCCGATCATGCTGTACAACGTGCCCAGCCGGACCTCGGTCAACCTGCTCCCGGCGACCGTGGCGCGCCTCGTGCGCGCCTTCCCCAACATCGTCGCCCTGAAGGAGTGCGTGCCCGAGCAGGCGGGCGCCGTGCTGCGGGAAGCGCCGGAGGGATTCGCCGTGTACTCCGGTGACGACGCGGCCACCTTGCCGATCATGGCCCAGGGGGGCGTGGGGGTCGTGAGCGTCGCCAGCCACGTGGTGGGACCCCGGATGCGGGAGATGATCGACGCCTACGTGGCCGGTGACGTGGCCCGGGCCGCCCGGATCCACCAGGAGCTCCTGCCGGTGTTCAAGGCGCTCTTCGCCACCACGAACCCGATCCTGGTCAAGGCCGCCCTGGAGATGGTGGGCTTCCCGGTCGGGGGCCTGCGCCTGCCGCTCGTCGAGGCCACGGAGAAGGAGCGGGAGCTGCTGCGTGAGGCACTGGCCGGGGCGGGGGTGTTGGTGTCCGGAAGCTAG
- a CDS encoding CheR family methyltransferase: MNLEGYPVFRRTVKTLTGIDLDAYKGNQLERRLQGILRRVGVPDLIQYSRLLQSDSRRLQEFRDFLTINVTEFFRNPDRFEDLKHKVLPALLRERRPLRIWSAGCSTGAEPYSIAIILDEIDPGGRHDILATDVDATALAQAREAVYQEREMKEVSPARRRRYFTETPSGWQVVPHIRSAVRFVQHNLLSDPFPGDLDLIVCRNVVIYFAEEAKTALYERFRRSLRPGGVLFVGGTESLLRARELGFTPLLPFFYTTLPASRPEAETRQGRQGTDHP; the protein is encoded by the coding sequence ATGAACCTGGAGGGCTATCCGGTCTTCCGGCGCACGGTGAAGACCCTGACCGGGATCGACCTGGACGCGTACAAGGGGAACCAGCTGGAGCGGCGCCTGCAGGGGATCCTCCGCCGGGTCGGCGTTCCCGACCTGATCCAGTACAGCCGCCTCCTCCAGAGCGACTCCAGGCGCCTGCAGGAGTTCCGCGATTTCCTCACCATCAACGTGACGGAGTTCTTCCGCAACCCGGACCGCTTCGAGGACCTCAAGCACAAGGTGCTGCCGGCTCTCCTGCGGGAGCGGCGCCCGCTCCGGATCTGGAGCGCCGGGTGCTCGACGGGGGCGGAGCCCTACTCGATCGCCATCATCCTCGACGAGATCGACCCGGGCGGGCGGCACGACATCCTGGCCACCGACGTCGACGCCACCGCCCTGGCACAGGCCCGGGAAGCCGTGTACCAGGAGCGGGAGATGAAGGAGGTCTCCCCCGCGCGGCGGCGCCGCTACTTCACGGAGACGCCGTCCGGCTGGCAGGTGGTGCCCCACATCCGCAGCGCCGTCCGGTTCGTCCAGCACAACCTCCTGTCCGACCCGTTCCCGGGAGACCTGGACCTGATCGTGTGCCGGAACGTCGTGATCTACTTCGCCGAGGAAGCGAAGACGGCCCTGTACGAGCGGTTCCGGCGCTCGCTGCGCCCCGGCGGGGTCCTCTTCGTGGGGGGGACGGAGAGCCTTCTCCGGGCCAGAGAGCTCGGATTCACCCCACTCTTGCCGTTCTTCTACACCACGCTTCCGGCCTCCCGGCCGGAGGCCGAGACACGCCAAGGAAGGCAGGGGACGGATCACCCGTGA
- a CDS encoding chemotaxis protein CheX gives MKAEFINPFVSAAYRVLQTEARCEVKRGTVTIEDSPLISDEVTVLIGVVGRAQGLVLYAMSEKTAKNLVSAMTGEIMPVFDSMVESAVAEMGNVITGLASGELEKAGYPVKIAPPSVVVGKGTAISTLSLRRLVIPLETPLGDITVHVALRESNHALS, from the coding sequence GTGAAAGCCGAGTTCATCAACCCGTTCGTCAGCGCCGCCTACCGGGTCCTTCAGACGGAGGCCCGGTGCGAGGTCAAGCGGGGCACCGTGACCATCGAGGACTCTCCGCTGATCTCCGACGAGGTCACGGTCCTGATCGGGGTCGTGGGGCGGGCGCAGGGGCTCGTTCTCTACGCCATGTCGGAGAAGACGGCGAAGAACCTCGTGAGCGCCATGACGGGCGAGATCATGCCTGTCTTCGACAGCATGGTGGAGAGCGCCGTCGCCGAGATGGGCAACGTGATCACGGGCCTGGCCAGCGGCGAGCTCGAGAAGGCCGGCTACCCGGTCAAGATCGCTCCGCCTTCGGTGGTGGTGGGGAAGGGGACGGCGATCTCCACCCTGAGCCTGCGCCGCCTCGTCATCCCGCTCGAGACCCCGCTCGGGGACATCACGGTGCACGTCGCGCTGCGGGAGTCCAACCACGCCCTCTCCTGA
- a CDS encoding protein-glutamate methylesterase/protein-glutamine glutaminase produces METRPIRVLVVDDSAFMRRIISQLLGSEPDIEVVGTARDGLDGVEKALALAPDVITLDIEMPRLDGYGALREIMRQRPTPVVMVSSHTREGAEATIRALAMGAVDVLAKPSGPISLDMATVRADLVRKVRAAAGAKVRYRRALAELPRLARPKDPPAPGLAPVAEAAGQVVVIACSTGGPGALHQVVPRLPADLGAGVLVVQHMPPGFTRSLANRLDEISPIAVREAEEGDPVLPGQVLIAPGGLHMTVTPGRRVHLTDDPPVHGVRPAADPLLESAAQVFGSRVLAVVLTGMGYDGARGAYAVKRAGGRCVAEHESTCVVYGMPRAVVEMGLADEVLPVHEIAGAIARLVAAPPGGGAVAEAGGAAP; encoded by the coding sequence ATGGAGACGCGCCCCATCCGCGTCCTCGTCGTGGACGACTCTGCCTTCATGCGCCGGATCATCTCCCAGCTCCTCGGTTCCGAACCGGATATCGAGGTGGTGGGCACGGCCCGCGACGGCCTCGATGGCGTGGAGAAGGCGCTGGCGCTCGCACCCGACGTGATCACCCTGGACATCGAGATGCCGCGGCTGGACGGCTACGGCGCCCTGCGCGAGATCATGCGGCAGAGGCCCACCCCCGTGGTCATGGTGTCCAGTCACACCCGGGAGGGGGCGGAGGCCACGATCCGGGCCCTGGCCATGGGGGCCGTGGACGTCCTCGCCAAGCCCTCCGGGCCGATCTCGCTCGACATGGCCACGGTCCGCGCCGACCTCGTCCGCAAGGTCCGGGCCGCTGCCGGCGCAAAGGTGAGGTACCGGCGTGCCCTGGCGGAGCTGCCGAGGCTGGCCCGGCCCAAGGACCCCCCGGCGCCGGGGCTGGCACCGGTCGCGGAGGCGGCCGGGCAGGTCGTGGTGATCGCCTGCTCGACGGGCGGCCCCGGCGCCCTGCATCAGGTCGTGCCCCGTCTGCCGGCGGACCTGGGCGCCGGCGTGCTGGTGGTCCAGCACATGCCCCCCGGATTCACCCGTTCCCTGGCGAACCGGCTCGACGAGATCTCACCGATCGCCGTGCGGGAGGCCGAGGAGGGCGACCCCGTGCTGCCGGGTCAGGTCCTGATCGCCCCCGGCGGCCTGCACATGACGGTGACCCCCGGGCGCCGGGTGCACCTCACGGACGACCCGCCCGTGCACGGGGTGCGGCCGGCGGCGGACCCCCTTCTGGAGAGCGCGGCCCAGGTGTTCGGTTCCCGGGTGCTGGCAGTGGTGCTTACCGGCATGGGCTACGACGGGGCCCGGGGCGCGTACGCCGTGAAGCGGGCCGGCGGGCGGTGCGTGGCGGAGCACGAGTCGACCTGCGTGGTCTATGGCATGCCCCGGGCCGTGGTGGAGATGGGGCTGGCCGACGAGGTGCTGCCGGTCCACGAGATCGCGGGCGCGATCGCCCGCCTGGTGGCAGCGCCGCCCGGCGGCGGCGCGGTCGCGGAGGCAGGCGGGGCGGCGCCATGA
- the dapB gene encoding 4-hydroxy-tetrahydrodipicolinate reductase, producing the protein MEPIRVVVAGATGKVGREVCRALLREPGFRLAGAVARSGAGRDVGELLGSEPVGVPVSRSLDEALARCTGDPPQVLVDFTTAEAARETLPAAIRKQMAPVVGTTGLSRAELAALAAACREAGVGGAFVANFAIGAMLMMRFAAEARRFFPHVEIIEMHHHTKLDAPSGTAIRTRERLEAARGDLQGPSVPVHSVRLPGLVAHQEVIFGGPGQTLTIRHDATSRESYVPGVLLACRWVLAHPGEVAFDLEEMV; encoded by the coding sequence TTGGAGCCGATTCGGGTCGTGGTGGCGGGTGCCACGGGCAAGGTGGGGCGGGAAGTCTGTCGGGCTCTCCTGCGGGAGCCCGGCTTCCGGCTCGCCGGGGCCGTGGCCCGCTCGGGCGCGGGGCGGGACGTCGGCGAGCTGCTGGGGAGCGAGCCCGTCGGCGTGCCGGTGAGCCGGTCGCTCGACGAAGCCCTGGCCCGCTGTACGGGGGACCCCCCCCAGGTCCTGGTCGATTTCACGACGGCCGAGGCCGCACGGGAGACGCTCCCGGCCGCGATCCGAAAACAGATGGCGCCGGTGGTCGGCACCACCGGCCTGTCCCGCGCCGAGCTCGCGGCGCTGGCGGCGGCCTGCCGCGAGGCCGGCGTGGGCGGGGCCTTCGTGGCGAACTTCGCCATCGGCGCCATGTTGATGATGCGCTTCGCCGCGGAGGCGCGGCGCTTCTTCCCCCACGTGGAGATCATCGAGATGCACCACCACACGAAGCTCGACGCCCCGTCGGGCACCGCCATCCGCACCCGGGAGCGGCTCGAGGCGGCCCGGGGCGACCTGCAGGGGCCCTCGGTCCCGGTCCACTCGGTGCGTCTCCCCGGGCTGGTGGCCCACCAGGAGGTCATCTTCGGGGGCCCCGGCCAGACCCTCACCATCCGCCACGACGCCACCTCGCGCGAGTCGTACGTCCCCGGCGTCCTCCTCGCCTGCCGCTGGGTGCTGGCGCACCCTGGCGAGGTTGCCTTCGACCTGGAAGAGATGGTGTAA
- a CDS encoding aspartate-semialdehyde dehydrogenase, translated as MKNVAILGASGLVGQELLRILAERRFPVRQLKVLATSRSAGQTIEYMGEELTIEEARPEAFEGVDIAFFAASNDASRELAPEAVRRGCVVIDKSSYWRMDPEVPLAVPEVNPEAIRRHKGILASPNCSTIQLVMALHPLKAAAGLRRVVVSTYQSVSGTGKDAVEELRQQAPRVLQGDGVGPGRVYEKPIAFNVLARCDAFEANGYTKEEMKLTRETRKILEMPDLPISATAVRVPVFVGHSESVLVETGRPLSVEEAREALRRQPGVVVVDDPERLEYPDALSAAGRDEVFVGRIREDLSAPGSLWMWVVSDNLRKGAALNAVQIAEFLVQEGLA; from the coding sequence GTGAAGAACGTTGCCATCCTCGGCGCCTCCGGGCTCGTCGGCCAGGAGCTGCTGCGCATCCTGGCCGAACGCCGGTTTCCCGTCCGACAGCTGAAGGTGCTGGCCACCTCCCGAAGCGCCGGGCAGACCATCGAGTACATGGGAGAGGAACTGACCATCGAGGAAGCCCGCCCGGAGGCCTTCGAGGGGGTCGACATCGCCTTCTTCGCCGCCTCCAACGACGCCAGCCGGGAGCTGGCCCCGGAGGCAGTCCGGCGGGGCTGCGTGGTGATCGACAAGTCCAGCTACTGGCGCATGGACCCCGAGGTGCCGCTGGCCGTGCCCGAGGTGAACCCGGAGGCCATCCGGCGCCACAAGGGGATCCTGGCGAGCCCCAACTGCTCGACGATCCAACTCGTCATGGCCCTCCACCCCCTGAAGGCGGCTGCCGGCCTCAGGCGCGTCGTGGTGTCGACGTACCAGTCCGTCTCCGGCACCGGCAAGGACGCCGTGGAGGAACTGCGGCAGCAGGCCCCCCGGGTCCTGCAGGGCGACGGGGTGGGCCCCGGCCGCGTCTACGAGAAGCCCATCGCCTTCAACGTGCTCGCCCGGTGCGACGCGTTCGAGGCCAACGGCTACACGAAGGAAGAGATGAAGCTCACCCGGGAGACGCGCAAGATCCTCGAGATGCCGGACCTCCCGATCTCGGCCACGGCGGTCCGCGTGCCGGTGTTCGTTGGCCACTCGGAGTCCGTGCTGGTGGAGACCGGGCGGCCCCTCAGCGTGGAGGAGGCCCGGGAGGCGCTCCGCCGGCAGCCCGGCGTGGTGGTGGTCGACGACCCGGAGCGTCTCGAGTACCCCGACGCGCTCTCCGCCGCCGGGCGGGACGAGGTGTTCGTCGGCCGGATCCGGGAAGACCTCTCGGCACCCGGGAGCCTGTGGATGTGGGTGGTCAGCGACAACCTCCGCAAGGGGGCGGCGCTGAACGCCGTGCAGATCGCCGAGTTCCTGGTGCAGGAGGGCCTCGCGTAG